In Daucus carota subsp. sativus chromosome 4, DH1 v3.0, whole genome shotgun sequence, one DNA window encodes the following:
- the LOC108217610 gene encoding uncharacterized protein LOC108217610 produces MDRSIPNRNRKRNETVKVPSLEDMCFRKVIDNVKHIGNVAGIPDQFLERILPHCNAEELKNIEERNKGTDLSHLTNYLWQNFYQKRFGQRSFKSVVEKISSKNVTFRWKDLYEAKLKNVEQAEQESIERIRQLYQNEDAQKKSRQVKPCTKVPPSSHKRNCYGGWGPGRIVGSSKSSLMKKSREDFVNSQEVRNLKALRKNAVQKNGRPLCIREYGGVSSNGSSSSSQGSKELQRR; encoded by the exons ATGGATAGATCCATACCCAACAGAAACAGAAAAAGAAATGAGACAGTTAAAGTTCCTTCCTTGGAGGATATGTGTTTCCGAAAAGTTATTGATAATGTTAAACACATCGGAAATGTTGCGGGAATACCGGACCAGTTTCTGGAACGGATTTTACCTCACTGCAACGCTGAGGAGTTGAAGAACATCGAGGAGAGGAACAAG GGAACAGACCTTAGCCACTTGACTAACTATCTCTGGCAAAATTTCTATCAGAAGAGATTTGGTCAGAGGAGTTTCAAGTCAGTGGTTGAGAAAATCAGTAGTAAAAATGTAACTTTCAGATGGAAAGACTTGTACGAG GCAAAGCTAAAGAACGTAGAACAGGCTGAACAAGAATCAATTGAGCGAATAAGGCAACTGTATCAAAATGAAGATGCTC AAAAAAAGAGTAGACAAGTTAAGCCGTGTACAAAAGTGCCACCTTCAAGCCACAAAAGAAATTGTTATGGAG GTTGGGGACCTGGCAGAATTGTTGGCAGCTCAAAAAGCAGCTTGATGAAGAAGTCCAGAGAAGATTTTGTCAACAG TCAAGAAGTAAgaaacttgaaagctttgagGAAAAATGCGGTTCAAAAGAATGGCAG GCCCTTGTGTATACGGGAGTATGGAGGCGTTTCTTCTAATGGTTCTTCTTCAAGTTCCCAAGGAAGCAAAGAATTACAAAGAAGATAA
- the LOC108217606 gene encoding ubiquinone biosynthesis O-methyltransferase, mitochondrial: MASKLLTRIRTACRTRTLPAPTQISPCNSQTKRLIQSRPYSNDIKSESTASSSSSPISSLNQTELVKFSAIADSWWDADGPFKPLHVMNPTRLAFIRSTLCRHFSKDPNTARPFEGLKFVDVGCGGGILSEPLARMGATVTGVDAVDKNITIARLHADLDPVTASIEYHCTTAEKLVEEQREFDAVLALEVIEHVADPTEFCKSLSALTVTQGATLISTISRSMRAYATAIVAAEYLLQWLPKGTHDWSSFLTPEELVLILQRSSISIQEMAGFAYDPLSGRWFLTDDIGVNFIAYGMKMNG, encoded by the exons ATGGCGTCGAAGCTTCTGACCCGGATCCGAACCGCATGTCGTACCCGAACACTCCCCGCCCCGACCCAAATCTCTCCTTGCAATTCACAAACAAAGAGGCTTATTCAATCGAGGCCTTACTCGAACGATATCAAATCCGAATCAACagcttcttcctcttcttccccAATTTCTTCTCTGAATCAAACTGAACTCGTTAAATTCTCCGCCATTGCTGATTCCTG GTGGGATGCTGATGGACCGTTCAAGCCGTTACATGTTATGAATCCTACGCGTCTCGCTTTCATTCGCTCAACTCTCTGCCGCCATTTCAG taAGGATCCGAACACTGCAAGGCCTTTTGAAGGATTGAAATTTGTGGATGTTGGTTGTGGGGGTGGAATTCTATCTGAG CCTTTGGCTCGCATGGGAGCTACTGTGACAGGAGTTGATGCCGTGGACAAGAATATTACGATTGCCCGCCTACATGCG GATTTGGATCCAGTAACTgcatcaattgaatatcattgcACAACAGCTG AAAAACTGGTAGAAGAACAAAGGGAGTTTGATGCGGTGCTTGCTTTAGAG GTCATTGAACACGTAGCAGATCCTACTGAATTCTGCAAATCCCTTTCGGCACTAACTGTTACTCAGGGAGCTACTCTGATCTCAACTATCAGTCGTTCTATGAGAGCCTATGCAACCGCTATAGTTGCAGCAGAATACCTCCTCCAATGG CTTCCCAAAGGTACACATGACTGGTCGAGCTTTCTTACTCCTGAAGAACTAGTACTTATTCTACAACGTTCTTCTATATCT ATCCAAGAGATGGCTGGTTTTGCATACGACCCCCTGAGTGGCCGCTGGTTTCTAACAGATGATATTGGTGTAAATTTCATTGCATATGGTATGAAAATGAACGGATAG
- the LOC108217601 gene encoding serine/threonine-protein phosphatase 5 isoform X2, protein MPTMETTANSNPTQAAEEIKVLANDAFKAHKYSQAIDLYSKAIELSSENAVYWANRAFAHTKLEEYGSAIQDATKAVEIDPRYSKAYYRRGAAYLAMGKLKDALKDFQQVKKICPNDPDATKKLRECEKAVMKLKFEEAIALPVTERRSIADSIDYHTIDVESQYTGARIEGDEVSLEFVKNMMEDFKARKCLHKRYAFQIVLQTRDMLRALPSLVDIHVPNGKHFTVCGDVHGQFYDLMNIFELNGLPSDENPYLFNGDFVDRGSFSLEVILTLFAFKCMSPSAIHLARGNHESKSMNKIYGFEGEVKSKLNDTFVELFAEVFCCLPLAHVLNDKVFVVHGGLFSVDGVKLSDIKKIDRFCEPPEEGLMCELLWSDPQPQPGRGPSKRGVGLSFGGDVTKRFLQENNLDLVVRSHEVKDEGYEVDHDGKLITVFSAPNYCDQMGNKGAYIRFEAPDMKPKIVTFAAVPHPDVKPMAYANNFLRMFS, encoded by the exons ATGCCCACTATGGAAACAACTGCAAATTCAAACCCCACTCAAGCTGCCGAAGAAATCAAAGTCTTGGCTAATGATGCTTTCAAAG CTCACAAGTATTCTCAAGCTATTGATTTGTATAGCAAAGCAATTGAATTAAGCAGTGAAAATGCTGTTTACTGGGCAAACCGTGCTTTTGCACACACTAAACTGGAGGAGTATGGTAGTGCCATTCAGGATGCGACAAAGGCAGTTGAGATTGATCCTAGATATTCTAAG GCTTATTACAGACGGGGTGCGGCATATCTTGCAATGGGGAAGCTCAAAGATGCATTGAAGGATTTCCAGCAG GTAAAGAAAATCTGTCCAAATGATCCTGATGCGACTAAGAAATTGAGGGAATGTGAGAAAGCTGTTATGAAGCTCAAATTTGAGGAAGCAATTGCCTTACCTGTTACTGAAAGACGTTCAATAGCTGATTCTATAGACTATCACACTATAG ATGTGGAATCACAGTACACTGGGGCAAGAATAGAGGGAGATGAGGTAAGTTTGGAATTTGTGAAGAATATGATGGAGGACTTCAAGGCTCGAAAGTGCTTACACAAAAG ATATGCGTTCCAGATAGTCCTACAAACAAGAGACATGCTGCGAGCATTGCCATCGCTTGTTGATATACATGTTCCTAATGGAAAACATTTTACTGTTTGTGGTGATGTGCATGGTCAG TTTTATGATCTAATGAATATTTTTGAGCTCAATGGACTTCCATCAGATGAAAATCCATATCTGTTCAATGGAGATTTTGTGGACAGGGGGTCATTTTCATTGGAGGTCATACTTACACTGTTTGCATTTAAATGCATGTCGCCATCTG CTATACATCTTGCTCGTGGCAACCATGAGAGCAAGAGCATGAACAAGATATATGGTTTTGAAGGCGAGGTCAAGTCTAAGCTGAATGATACCTTTGTGGAACTATTCGCAGAAGTTTTCTGTTGTTTACCTTTGGCTCATGTGTTAAATGACAAGGTTTTTGTGGTCCATGGAGGTCTTTTCAGTGTTGATGGGGTGAAACTCTCTGACATTAAAAAGATTGATAGGTTTTGTGAGCCTCCAGAAGAAG GTTTGATGTGTGAACTGCTGTGGAGTGATCCACAACCTCAACCTGGAAGAGGACCTAGCAAGCGTGGTGTTGGTCTTTCTTTTGGTGGAGATGTCACTAAAAGATTTCTACAAGAAAATAATCTAG ATTTAGTCGTGCGCTCTCATGAAGTGAAGGATGAAGGGTACGAGGTTGACCATGATGGGAAGCTTATTACTGTATTTTCTGCACCAAATTACTGTGATCAG ATGGGTAACAAGGGTGCATATATTCGTTTTGAGGCCCCTGATATGAAGCCAAAGATTGTTACTTTTGCTGCAGTG CCACATCCTGATGTCAAACCAATGGCATATGCCAACAACTTCCTCCGAATGTTCTCTTAG
- the LOC108217601 gene encoding serine/threonine-protein phosphatase 5 isoform X1, with translation MPTMETTANSNPTQAAEEIKVLANDAFKAHKYSQAIDLYSKAIELSSENAVYWANRAFAHTKLEEYGSAIQDATKAVEIDPRYSKAYYRRGAAYLAMGKLKDALKDFQQVKKICPNDPDATKKLRECEKAVMKLKFEEAIALPVTERRSIADSIDYHTIGTHPESSLFSPQVAAVAVVLLAVLVIMMGTQAATVVATAAIASYLLFRRTWWGGYMGNIFTKSRALNLDVESQYTGARIEGDEVSLEFVKNMMEDFKARKCLHKRYAFQIVLQTRDMLRALPSLVDIHVPNGKHFTVCGDVHGQFYDLMNIFELNGLPSDENPYLFNGDFVDRGSFSLEVILTLFAFKCMSPSAIHLARGNHESKSMNKIYGFEGEVKSKLNDTFVELFAEVFCCLPLAHVLNDKVFVVHGGLFSVDGVKLSDIKKIDRFCEPPEEGLMCELLWSDPQPQPGRGPSKRGVGLSFGGDVTKRFLQENNLDLVVRSHEVKDEGYEVDHDGKLITVFSAPNYCDQMGNKGAYIRFEAPDMKPKIVTFAAVPHPDVKPMAYANNFLRMFS, from the exons ATGCCCACTATGGAAACAACTGCAAATTCAAACCCCACTCAAGCTGCCGAAGAAATCAAAGTCTTGGCTAATGATGCTTTCAAAG CTCACAAGTATTCTCAAGCTATTGATTTGTATAGCAAAGCAATTGAATTAAGCAGTGAAAATGCTGTTTACTGGGCAAACCGTGCTTTTGCACACACTAAACTGGAGGAGTATGGTAGTGCCATTCAGGATGCGACAAAGGCAGTTGAGATTGATCCTAGATATTCTAAG GCTTATTACAGACGGGGTGCGGCATATCTTGCAATGGGGAAGCTCAAAGATGCATTGAAGGATTTCCAGCAG GTAAAGAAAATCTGTCCAAATGATCCTGATGCGACTAAGAAATTGAGGGAATGTGAGAAAGCTGTTATGAAGCTCAAATTTGAGGAAGCAATTGCCTTACCTGTTACTGAAAGACGTTCAATAGCTGATTCTATAGACTATCACACTATAG GGACACATCCAGAATCATCATTATTTTCCCCCCAAGTTGCTGCTGTAGCAGTTGTACTATTGGCGGTACTGGTCATAATGATGGGAACACAAGCAGCCACAGTGGTGGCGACAGCAGCAATAGCATCATATTTGTTGTTCAGGAGGACATGGTGGGGTGGCTACATGGGCAATATCTTTACGAAGAGTCGAGCGCTTAATCTAG ATGTGGAATCACAGTACACTGGGGCAAGAATAGAGGGAGATGAGGTAAGTTTGGAATTTGTGAAGAATATGATGGAGGACTTCAAGGCTCGAAAGTGCTTACACAAAAG ATATGCGTTCCAGATAGTCCTACAAACAAGAGACATGCTGCGAGCATTGCCATCGCTTGTTGATATACATGTTCCTAATGGAAAACATTTTACTGTTTGTGGTGATGTGCATGGTCAG TTTTATGATCTAATGAATATTTTTGAGCTCAATGGACTTCCATCAGATGAAAATCCATATCTGTTCAATGGAGATTTTGTGGACAGGGGGTCATTTTCATTGGAGGTCATACTTACACTGTTTGCATTTAAATGCATGTCGCCATCTG CTATACATCTTGCTCGTGGCAACCATGAGAGCAAGAGCATGAACAAGATATATGGTTTTGAAGGCGAGGTCAAGTCTAAGCTGAATGATACCTTTGTGGAACTATTCGCAGAAGTTTTCTGTTGTTTACCTTTGGCTCATGTGTTAAATGACAAGGTTTTTGTGGTCCATGGAGGTCTTTTCAGTGTTGATGGGGTGAAACTCTCTGACATTAAAAAGATTGATAGGTTTTGTGAGCCTCCAGAAGAAG GTTTGATGTGTGAACTGCTGTGGAGTGATCCACAACCTCAACCTGGAAGAGGACCTAGCAAGCGTGGTGTTGGTCTTTCTTTTGGTGGAGATGTCACTAAAAGATTTCTACAAGAAAATAATCTAG ATTTAGTCGTGCGCTCTCATGAAGTGAAGGATGAAGGGTACGAGGTTGACCATGATGGGAAGCTTATTACTGTATTTTCTGCACCAAATTACTGTGATCAG ATGGGTAACAAGGGTGCATATATTCGTTTTGAGGCCCCTGATATGAAGCCAAAGATTGTTACTTTTGCTGCAGTG CCACATCCTGATGTCAAACCAATGGCATATGCCAACAACTTCCTCCGAATGTTCTCTTAG